Proteins encoded by one window of Corynebacterium amycolatum:
- a CDS encoding DUF3817 domain-containing protein, which produces MTNINPDRQERVRKALTYFSVTAYFTGVMLLLLCAEMIYKYLILDNSADAPRWFFYTAQIHGFGYMAFLIATVNLGTKARWEPAKWIITALGGVVPFLSFFVEKKRREEVETAFQLK; this is translated from the coding sequence GTGACCAACATCAATCCAGATCGTCAAGAGCGCGTAAGGAAGGCACTGACGTACTTCTCCGTCACCGCCTATTTCACGGGTGTGATGCTGCTCTTGCTGTGTGCCGAGATGATTTACAAGTACCTCATCCTCGACAACTCCGCCGACGCGCCGCGGTGGTTCTTCTACACCGCCCAGATTCACGGCTTCGGCTACATGGCATTCCTCATTGCCACCGTAAACCTGGGTACCAAGGCCCGCTGGGAACCAGCAAAGTGGATTATCACCGCGCTCGGTGGCGTAGTCCCGTTCCTCTCCTTCTTCGTCGAGAAGAAGCGCCGCGAGGAAGTCGAGACCGCTTTCCAGCTGAAGTAG
- a CDS encoding non-canonical purine NTP pyrophosphatase, translating to MKLLVATRNSKKLVELDRILRAAGIDSVELLSLSDVPEYPERPETGRTFADNAYIKAFDGATHTGYACLADDSGLSVDELNGMPGVLSARWSGTHGDDVANYELLLAQMGDCPDERRTASFRTACALVVPGVKEVPSALADGGFPAVLDEAGNLLLVVEGRWPGSILREPVGDNGFGYDPVFAPAVGEGNEAEATLSAAQMSAEDKDAFSHRGRALRALTPALKILAEAESEG from the coding sequence GTGAAGCTCCTTGTCGCTACCCGAAATTCTAAAAAACTAGTCGAGCTCGACCGCATCCTGCGTGCGGCGGGTATTGATTCGGTGGAGCTTCTTTCGCTTAGCGACGTCCCGGAGTACCCAGAGCGCCCTGAAACCGGTCGCACTTTTGCGGACAACGCCTACATCAAGGCTTTCGATGGTGCGACACACACCGGCTACGCGTGCTTGGCTGACGATTCGGGGCTCAGCGTAGATGAGCTAAACGGTATGCCGGGTGTGCTCTCGGCGCGCTGGTCCGGCACCCACGGAGACGATGTCGCTAACTACGAGCTGCTGCTCGCTCAGATGGGGGACTGCCCAGATGAGCGTCGTACGGCGTCCTTCCGTACCGCTTGCGCGTTGGTCGTCCCCGGTGTCAAGGAGGTGCCGTCCGCGCTAGCCGACGGCGGTTTCCCAGCCGTCCTCGATGAAGCCGGTAACCTGCTGCTGGTTGTAGAGGGCCGCTGGCCTGGCTCCATTCTGCGCGAGCCTGTTGGGGACAATGGGTTCGGCTATGATCCGGTGTTCGCGCCCGCAGTTGGAGAGGGCAACGAAGCTGAGGCCACTTTGTCTGCGGCACAAATGAGCGCCGAAGACAAGGACGCTTTTAGTCACAGGGGGCGTGCACTGCGTGCCTTGACTCCGGCGCTGAAAATCCTGGCTGAGGCAGAGTCTGAGGGATAG
- the rph gene encoding ribonuclease PH, with protein MTTANSDFRRADGRAVDEMRKVTITRGFTDNPAGSVLVTFGNTRVMCTASVEQSVPRFKRDSGEGWLTAEYSMLPASTHERMPRESMRGKVKGRTHEISRLIGRSLRAAIDLKELGENTINIDCDVLQADGGTRTASITGAYVALADALTYLHAAGAVPGTPLKAPVAAVSVGIIDGRVCLDLPYEEDSRAEVDLNVVMTAEGKFVEIQGTGEEGTFDRGQLNDMLDSAEKGLRELIALQQEVLRAPYPGELP; from the coding sequence ATGACTACAGCTAATTCCGATTTTCGCCGTGCCGATGGACGCGCGGTTGATGAAATGCGCAAGGTGACCATCACTCGTGGCTTCACCGACAATCCGGCAGGTTCTGTGCTGGTTACTTTCGGCAATACGCGTGTGATGTGCACCGCTTCCGTTGAGCAGTCGGTGCCGCGATTCAAGCGTGACTCCGGCGAGGGCTGGCTGACTGCTGAGTACTCCATGCTGCCGGCCTCTACCCACGAGCGCATGCCCCGCGAGTCGATGCGCGGCAAGGTCAAGGGTCGTACCCACGAGATTTCCCGTCTAATCGGTCGCTCGCTTCGCGCAGCTATCGACTTGAAGGAACTCGGTGAGAACACCATCAACATCGACTGTGATGTTCTGCAGGCGGATGGTGGTACTCGTACCGCCTCCATTACCGGTGCGTACGTTGCGCTGGCTGATGCCCTGACCTACCTGCATGCAGCGGGCGCAGTGCCGGGCACCCCGCTGAAGGCACCAGTCGCAGCTGTTTCGGTCGGCATTATTGACGGCCGCGTCTGCCTGGACCTGCCTTACGAGGAGGACTCTCGCGCTGAGGTCGACCTCAACGTGGTGATGACCGCAGAGGGCAAGTTCGTCGAAATCCAGGGCACTGGCGAGGAAGGCACCTTCGACCGAGGTCAGCTGAATGACATGCTCGACTCTGCGGAAAAGGGTCTTCGTGAGCTCATCGCCCTGCAGCAGGAAGTTCTGCGTGCGCCGTACCCGGGTGAGCTGCCGTGA
- a CDS encoding MBL fold metallo-hydrolase: MRLKVLGCTGSMGGPSAPASGYLIELDNGRTFVIDLGPGVLAELQKISDPAACDLLLTHVHPDHTADIPGLLVWRRFHPTAPASSRNLLVGPGDIHDRIGTMCKALGSEEDANLEDTFDQVVSSPGEPLLVGGGEADGGAVVTPYNMVHPVPAVGYRIEADGLTIAYTGDTAWTDELVELARNADIFICEATWCSNEEGTPPDMHLTGYEAGKAATLAGVKKLVLTHIPPYADGEEALGAAKSTFTGDVELAYLGMELGG; the protein is encoded by the coding sequence ATGCGATTGAAGGTTCTGGGATGTACAGGCAGCATGGGTGGCCCATCGGCGCCAGCATCTGGCTACCTCATTGAGCTGGATAACGGTCGAACCTTTGTCATTGATTTGGGTCCCGGTGTCCTCGCCGAATTGCAGAAGATCTCTGATCCTGCAGCTTGTGATTTGTTACTAACTCATGTGCACCCAGACCACACTGCAGACATTCCAGGGCTGCTCGTCTGGCGTCGCTTCCACCCGACAGCCCCGGCGAGTTCCCGGAATCTCCTGGTTGGCCCCGGAGACATTCACGACCGGATAGGCACCATGTGCAAAGCACTGGGAAGTGAAGAAGATGCCAACCTGGAAGACACTTTTGACCAGGTTGTGAGTAGCCCCGGTGAACCACTGTTAGTCGGTGGGGGCGAAGCGGACGGAGGCGCCGTCGTCACGCCGTATAACATGGTCCACCCGGTGCCAGCTGTTGGATACCGCATTGAAGCAGATGGTCTGACCATTGCATACACCGGAGATACTGCGTGGACCGATGAACTGGTGGAGCTGGCGCGGAATGCGGATATCTTCATCTGTGAAGCCACATGGTGCAGTAACGAAGAGGGCACACCGCCGGACATGCACCTGACGGGCTATGAGGCCGGAAAGGCAGCGACGCTGGCGGGGGTCAAGAAGCTGGTGCTGACTCACATTCCGCCATACGCCGACGGTGAGGAAGCACTGGGTGCTGCGAAGAGTACCTTTACCGGTGACGTTGAATTGGCCTACCTGGGCATGGAGCTAGGCGGCTAG
- the murI gene encoding glutamate racemase, producing the protein MGAEAGTQAVNQLTAQDSGFPDRTAPIGIFDSGVGGLTVARAIMDQLPHESIMYIGDTANGPYGPLRIAEVRQHAEAIADELVARGCKMIVIACNTASAAFLRDARERYPVPVVEVILPAVRRAVSTTRNGKVGVIGTAATIRSRAYQDLFDAVPGVDVSAVDCPRFVDFVERGITSGRQILGLAEGYLAPLQADGVDTLVLGCTHYPLLSGVIQLAMGEDVALVSSAEETSKDVLRILTKTDMLADPESNPTPVRTFESTGDPQVFASLAKRFLGPGISQVTMHSQM; encoded by the coding sequence GTGGGAGCAGAAGCAGGAACTCAGGCAGTCAATCAGCTGACGGCGCAGGATAGCGGCTTCCCCGACCGAACAGCGCCGATTGGCATCTTCGACTCCGGTGTCGGTGGGCTGACAGTGGCGCGTGCCATCATGGATCAGCTGCCGCACGAGTCGATTATGTACATCGGCGATACTGCCAACGGCCCTTACGGCCCGCTGCGCATCGCCGAGGTTCGTCAGCACGCTGAAGCGATTGCCGATGAACTGGTTGCACGCGGCTGCAAGATGATAGTCATTGCCTGCAACACTGCTTCGGCCGCATTTTTGCGTGATGCCCGCGAGCGCTACCCAGTCCCAGTAGTCGAGGTCATTCTGCCCGCCGTGCGCCGTGCGGTCTCGACCACCAGGAACGGAAAAGTCGGCGTAATCGGTACCGCCGCCACGATTCGCTCCCGTGCCTACCAAGATCTCTTTGATGCAGTGCCCGGCGTGGATGTCTCCGCGGTCGACTGCCCGCGATTCGTGGACTTTGTCGAGCGAGGAATTACCTCTGGTCGCCAGATTCTGGGACTTGCAGAGGGCTACCTCGCGCCATTGCAGGCCGATGGTGTAGATACGCTCGTGCTGGGCTGCACCCACTATCCGCTGCTGTCTGGTGTGATTCAGCTGGCCATGGGGGAGGACGTCGCCCTAGTGTCCTCGGCGGAGGAGACGTCGAAGGACGTTCTGCGCATCCTCACAAAGACCGACATGCTCGCTGACCCGGAGAGTAATCCGACCCCTGTGCGCACATTTGAATCCACTGGAGATCCGCAAGTTTTTGCATCACTGGCAAAGCGCTTCCTCGGGCCCGGTATTAGCCAGGTCACTATGCATTCCCAAATGTGA
- a CDS encoding rhomboid family intramembrane serine protease, with protein sequence MNPQWSSGQQQNYQNYAQYPMRGPVQTRRNNQIVPQDRDGGLGAAISTAIGYLVLIWTVFLVNDFIFGGALNNFGVRPRETSTLWGILTAPLLHADYGHIVANSLPGALFAGLIAMSSKRLFWQVTLLITVVGGGLTWLVGGVNTVHIGASGLIYGWLAFLVVRGFVNRRVMQIILGVILASMYSGLIWGVLPTQMAVSWQMHLFGGLAGIWAAVMFKRGRARG encoded by the coding sequence ATGAATCCGCAATGGAGCTCGGGACAACAGCAGAATTACCAGAACTATGCGCAGTACCCGATGCGCGGTCCCGTGCAGACGCGGCGGAATAATCAGATTGTTCCGCAGGATCGCGACGGCGGGCTCGGGGCGGCCATCAGTACGGCTATTGGGTACCTGGTACTTATATGGACGGTCTTTCTTGTCAACGATTTCATCTTTGGTGGGGCGCTGAACAACTTCGGTGTGCGCCCACGCGAAACCTCGACGCTGTGGGGAATTTTGACCGCACCGCTGCTGCACGCAGATTACGGGCACATTGTGGCGAACTCTCTGCCCGGGGCGTTGTTCGCCGGTTTGATTGCAATGTCGTCGAAGCGGCTATTTTGGCAGGTCACGCTCTTGATTACGGTCGTTGGTGGCGGTCTGACATGGCTGGTCGGCGGTGTAAATACCGTCCACATCGGTGCGTCCGGCCTGATTTACGGCTGGCTGGCGTTTTTGGTCGTACGCGGTTTCGTGAACCGTCGGGTGATGCAGATTATTTTGGGCGTGATTCTGGCATCGATGTATTCGGGTCTTATCTGGGGAGTGCTGCCAACACAGATGGCTGTTAGTTGGCAGATGCACCTCTTCGGTGGGCTTGCGGGCATCTGGGCTGCGGTGATGTTTAAGCGCGGTCGCGCACGTGGCTAA